Genomic DNA from Candidatus Sulfotelmatobacter sp.:
CGAACCGGATCTTTCCGTCTTCGATCGTGAACCGCCACTCGGAGCGATTGACGTCGGGCGGAAGGACATCGAGCCGCATCCGGCGGCATTCCTCGATGAGCGTGACGATGCGCGCGCTGTCGGACATTTCGCTGGTCAACGTCGCCGCCATGAACTCGGCCGGGTAGTGGGCCTTGAGCCACGCGCACTGATAGGCGACCAGCGCGTAGGCGGCGCTGTGGCTCTTGTTGAAGCCGTAGCCGGCGAACTTCTCCATGGTGGCGAAGATCTTCTCGGCCTTGGCCTGGGCGATGTGGTTGCGCTTGCAGCCGCCGACGAACTCGGCGCGCTTCGCCTCCATCTCTTCGGGCCGCTTCTTCCCCATCGCGCGTCGCAATTCGTCGGCCTGGCCCATGGTGAAACCGGCCAGCACGTTGGCGGCCTGCATCACCTGCTCCTGATAGACGAACACGCCGTAGGTGCCCTTGAGGATCGGCTCGAGCGCCGGATGCTCGTACTTCGCCTGGGCGCGGCCGTGCTTGCAGTCGATGAAGTAGGGAATGTTCTCCATCGGCCCCGGCCGGAACAGCGCGTTCATCGCCACCAGATCCTCGAAGACGGTCGGCTTGAGCCTGCGCAAGTAGTCGCGCATGCCGCTCGATTCGAACTGGAAGATCGCGACCGTGTCGGCGTCCTGGAACACCTGGTAGGCGGCGGCATCGTCGAGCGGGATGGCGGCCAGGTCGGGCCGCGGCTCGCCGCGGCGCTCGACCAGCCGCGCGGCTTCCTCGAGCACCGAGAGCGTGCGCAGCCCGAGGAAGTCCATCTTGAGCAGGCCGGCCTTCTCGACCGACTTCATGTCCCACTGGGTGGTGACGCTCTCGTCCTTCTGCCGGTAGAGCGGCACGTAGTCGAGCAACGGGCCCGGCGTAATGAGCACGCCGGCGGCGTGAGTCGAAGCGTGGCGCGCCAGCCCCTCGAGCACGCGCGCGGAGCGCATCAGCTTGTCGAACGGAGCGCCGCGCTGCGGCAGGCTCTTCAGCTCGGGCGACAGCTCGAGCGCGCGCTCGAGCGTCATGCCGAGCCCGTCGGGCACCAGCTTGGCGATCTTGTCGACGTCGGCGAACGCGATCCCGAGTGCGCGGCCCACGTCGCGCACCACACCCTTCGCACCCATGGTGCCGAAGGTGATGATCTGGGTGACGTTGCCCTCGCCGTATTTCCGGCGCACGTACTCGATCACCTCGCCGCGCCGCACATCGTCGAAGTCGATGTCGATGTCGGGCATCGACACCCGCTCGGGATTGAGGAAACGCTCGAAGATCAGGCTGTGCTCGATGGGATCGACGTCGGTGATGCGCAGCGCGTAGGCGACCAGCGAGCCGGCCACCGACCCGCGCCCGGGCCCGACGCCGATGCCGCGCGTCTTCGCGAAGTGAATGAAGTCGCGAACGATCAGGAAGTACGAGGCGAAGCCCATCTGGCAGATGACGTCGAGCTCGTAGGCGCAGCGCTTGCGGAGCTCCTCGGTCGGCCCGGAGGGGAAGCGCGCGTTCAGCTCCTTCCACGTGAGGTCGCGCAGGTACTCGTCGGCGCTCGCCCAGCCCTCGGGAAGTGGGAACTCCGGCAGCAGCGGCTTGCCGAACTCGAGCTGAAGGTTGCAGCGCTCGGCCACCTCGAGCGTGTTGCGCAGCGCCTCGGGACACTCGGCGAATGCCACGCGCATCTCGTCCGGGTCGCGGAAATGGAGCCCCTCCACCGCGCGCATGCGGTTCGGCTCGTCCACCGTCTTCCCGGTCTGGATGCAGATCAGCACGTCCTGGGCTTCGAACTGGTCCTTCTCGAGATAGTGGCAATCGTTGGTCGCCACCACCGGGATGCCGAGTCGCCTGCCCATCTCGAGCACCTTGCCGCGGATCTTGTGCTCGATCTCGATCCCGTGGTTCTGGACCTCGAGGAAGAAATGATCGGGCCCGAAGATCTCGCGATAGAGGCTGGCGGAGCGGGCCGCGTCCTGGTCGCGATCCTCGAGCAGATCGCTGGCGATCTCGCCCTTGGGACAGGCCGACAGCGCCACCAACCCCGCGCTGTGCGCG
This window encodes:
- the dnaE gene encoding DNA polymerase III subunit alpha, with amino-acid sequence MKHADFVHLHNHSDYSLLDGASPISGMVAKAAAMKMPALALTDHGSMFGAVEFYQEARRAGVKPLVGMEAYVTRGKRRDRIRENTYHLVLLARDEQGFRNLMKLSSLAFLEGFYYKPRVDHELLAAHSAGLVALSACPKGEIASDLLEDRDQDAARSASLYREIFGPDHFFLEVQNHGIEIEHKIRGKVLEMGRRLGIPVVATNDCHYLEKDQFEAQDVLICIQTGKTVDEPNRMRAVEGLHFRDPDEMRVAFAECPEALRNTLEVAERCNLQLEFGKPLLPEFPLPEGWASADEYLRDLTWKELNARFPSGPTEELRKRCAYELDVICQMGFASYFLIVRDFIHFAKTRGIGVGPGRGSVAGSLVAYALRITDVDPIEHSLIFERFLNPERVSMPDIDIDFDDVRRGEVIEYVRRKYGEGNVTQIITFGTMGAKGVVRDVGRALGIAFADVDKIAKLVPDGLGMTLERALELSPELKSLPQRGAPFDKLMRSARVLEGLARHASTHAAGVLITPGPLLDYVPLYRQKDESVTTQWDMKSVEKAGLLKMDFLGLRTLSVLEEAARLVERRGEPRPDLAAIPLDDAAAYQVFQDADTVAIFQFESSGMRDYLRRLKPTVFEDLVAMNALFRPGPMENIPYFIDCKHGRAQAKYEHPALEPILKGTYGVFVYQEQVMQAANVLAGFTMGQADELRRAMGKKRPEEMEAKRAEFVGGCKRNHIAQAKAEKIFATMEKFAGYGFNKSHSAAYALVAYQCAWLKAHYPAEFMAATLTSEMSDSARIVTLIEECRRMRLDVLPPDVNRSEWRFTIEDGKIRFGLGAVRNVGQSAVESIVAVRGDQPFRDLFDLACRLGGQAINRRVLESLIMSGACDALGAERGALFAGAARALEQASALQRERQSGQSSLFGGDADGGVAVVAPPPPQVPPWTGRERSQHEKEVLGFYFSEHPLTPLRDQLEKLATHRVADALQLEDGAEARLAGLVSEVKPLSTRAGRRMAVLTLEDLSGRIECTLFPDVYDVARPLLAPERLVSVSGRIEVREDRGIKLLAAQVLPLEDALRQFRSSLHVEVRSEDLSLQWLEEVDTVLSSHPGEAEVYLHIVMPDHSRKASRSRRYRVTEDGAVARVLREKFPFVRVAFRRGAP